The following proteins come from a genomic window of Acanthopagrus latus isolate v.2019 chromosome 5, fAcaLat1.1, whole genome shotgun sequence:
- the LOC119019745 gene encoding fibroblast growth factor receptor 1-like isoform X1, whose translation MLMRPRLLLFLALFAQVLKTQCRSANSDKERSPHRPILQAGLPADRTAVVGSDVEFKCKVISNPQAHIQWLKHIKVNGSSVGPDGTPYIRVLKTSGLDTTDKEMEVLHLRNVSLDDAGEYTCLAGNSIGISYHSARLTVVEATEGERKKVDTMPPQSPPCRIQNQSTRAKTGPEDTARTPPERSPHRPILQAGLPADCTAVVGSDVEFKCKVISNPQAHIQWLKHIMVNGSSFGPDGTPYVHVLKTSGLDTTDKEMEVLHLRNVSLDDAGEYTCLAGNSIGMAYHSARLTVVEGEPEVKP comes from the exons ATGCTGATGAGACCAAgactgcttctgtttctggCTTTATTCGCCCAAGTTTTAAAGACCCAATGTCGGTCCGCCAACTCTGACAAAG agcgCTCTCCTCACAGGCCGATCCTGCAGGCCGGCCTGCCAGCTGATCGCACCGCAGTGGTGGGCAGCGATGTGGAGTTTAAGTGCAAGGTGATCAGCAACCCTCAGGCTCACATCCAGTGGCTGAAGCACATCAAGGTCAACGGGAGCTCAGTTGGTCCTGATGGAACACCGTATATTCGTGTCCTGAAG ACCTCCGGCCTTGACACCACAGACAAGGAAATGGAAGTCCTCCACCTGAGAAATGTGTCTCTTGATGACGCTGGGGAGTACACCTGCTTGGCGGGAAATTCTATTGGGATCTCCTATCACTCTGCCAGGTTGACTGTTGTTGAAG caacagaaggagagagaaagaaagtggaCACCATGCCGCCGCAAAGTCCCCCATGCCGGATTCAAAATCAGTCAACCAGGGCGAAGACCGGGCCTGAAGACACGGCACGCACTCCACCAG AGCGCTCTCCTCACAGGCCGATCCTGCAGGCCGGCCTGCCAGCTGATTGCACCGCAGTGGTGGGCAGCGATGTGGAGTTTAAGTGCAAGGTGATCAGCAACCCTCAGGCTCACATCCAGTGGCTGAAGCACATCATGGTCAACGGGAGCTCATTTGGTCCTGATGGAACACCGTATGTTCATGTCCTGAAG aCCTCCGGCCTTGACACCACAGACAAGGAAATGGAAGTCCTCCACCTGAGAAATGTGTCTCTTGATGACGCTGGGGAGTACACCTGCTTGGCGGGAAATTCTATCGGGATGGCTTATCACTCTGCCAGGTTGACTGTTGTTGAAG GTGAACCGGAGGTGAAGCCATAG
- the LOC119019745 gene encoding fibroblast growth factor receptor 1-like isoform X2 produces MLMRPRLLLFLALFAQVLKTQCRSANSDKERSPHRPILQAGLPADRTAVVGSDVEFKCKVISNPQAHIQWLKHIKVNGSSVGPDGTPYIRVLKTSGLDTTDKEMEVLHLRNVSLDDAGEYTCLAGNSIGISYHSARLTVVEEGERKKVDTMPPQSPPCRIQNQSTRAKTGPEDTARTPPERSPHRPILQAGLPADCTAVVGSDVEFKCKVISNPQAHIQWLKHIMVNGSSFGPDGTPYVHVLKTSGLDTTDKEMEVLHLRNVSLDDAGEYTCLAGNSIGMAYHSARLTVVEGEPEVKP; encoded by the exons ATGCTGATGAGACCAAgactgcttctgtttctggCTTTATTCGCCCAAGTTTTAAAGACCCAATGTCGGTCCGCCAACTCTGACAAAG agcgCTCTCCTCACAGGCCGATCCTGCAGGCCGGCCTGCCAGCTGATCGCACCGCAGTGGTGGGCAGCGATGTGGAGTTTAAGTGCAAGGTGATCAGCAACCCTCAGGCTCACATCCAGTGGCTGAAGCACATCAAGGTCAACGGGAGCTCAGTTGGTCCTGATGGAACACCGTATATTCGTGTCCTGAAG ACCTCCGGCCTTGACACCACAGACAAGGAAATGGAAGTCCTCCACCTGAGAAATGTGTCTCTTGATGACGCTGGGGAGTACACCTGCTTGGCGGGAAATTCTATTGGGATCTCCTATCACTCTGCCAGGTTGACTGTTGTTGAAG aaggagagagaaagaaagtggaCACCATGCCGCCGCAAAGTCCCCCATGCCGGATTCAAAATCAGTCAACCAGGGCGAAGACCGGGCCTGAAGACACGGCACGCACTCCACCAG AGCGCTCTCCTCACAGGCCGATCCTGCAGGCCGGCCTGCCAGCTGATTGCACCGCAGTGGTGGGCAGCGATGTGGAGTTTAAGTGCAAGGTGATCAGCAACCCTCAGGCTCACATCCAGTGGCTGAAGCACATCATGGTCAACGGGAGCTCATTTGGTCCTGATGGAACACCGTATGTTCATGTCCTGAAG aCCTCCGGCCTTGACACCACAGACAAGGAAATGGAAGTCCTCCACCTGAGAAATGTGTCTCTTGATGACGCTGGGGAGTACACCTGCTTGGCGGGAAATTCTATCGGGATGGCTTATCACTCTGCCAGGTTGACTGTTGTTGAAG GTGAACCGGAGGTGAAGCCATAG